From the Pseudomonas sp. Teo4 genome, the window GCCGGCCGCACTCGCCAGTTATGCGCTGGTGGGCTGGTTCCTCGGCACCCAGAACGCCAGGGCACCACTGGCCATTCTGCTGACCACCAACCTGCTCAACATCGTGCTCAACCTGTGGTTCGTCCTCGGGCTGGACTGGGGGGTGTTGGGGTCGGCAAGGGCATCGGTGATCGCCGAGTGGAGCGCTGCCCTGCTGGGCTTGGCCCTCACCCGCCCCGCCCTGCGCGCCTACCCGGGCCAGGTCGCCTGGGCGGCGCTCAAGCGCTGGCAAGCCTGGCGGCCACTGCTGGCGGTGAACCGCGACATCTTCCTGCGCAGCCTTGCGCTGCAGATGGTGTTCCTGCTGATTACCGTGCAGGGCGCACGCCTGGGCGAGGCCACGGTGGCGGCCAACGCCCTCCTGCTCAATGGCCTGCTGCTGACCGCCTATGCCCTGGATGGCCTGGCCCACGCCGTGGAGGCCCTGTGCGGCCATGCCATCGGTGCCCGCGACCGCAACACCCTGCGCCGTTCGTTGGTGGTGGCCTGTGGCTGGTCGCTGATCACCAGCCTGGGCTTTGCCGTGCTGTTCCTGATCGGCGGGCACCTGTTCATCGACCTTCAGACCGACATCGACAGTGTGCGGGCAGCGGCCTACCCATATCTGCCGTACCTGGCTGTACTGCCGTTGATTGCGGTGTGGAGTTATCTGCTCGACGGGTTATTCATCGGTGCCACAAGGGCGCGGGAAATGCGTAATGCAATGTTGGTTTCAGTGCTGGTCGCGCTGCCCCTGGCGCTTGCATTGAGTGGCTTCGGCAACCATGGATTGTGGTTGGCGTTTCTGGGCTTCATGGCGTTGCGGGCGGTGACGCTGGGGTGGGTGGGGTGGAGATTGAAGCAGCGAGACAAGTGGGCTGCATAGCAGCCCTTGGGATCATCAGGAGGGCAGGTACAAAAACCAGGTCGACCCAAATTAATGGTTCTTCCCGGAATGCTGGGGAAGAGGCCTGACTTGAGTTTTGAGTGGGTACGAAAATCGAGCGCCACCCGCGCGGCGCTCGGTCTGCCAAGCACCGAAAATGTTGCGGCAAGCCCAATAGAAATTAATGCCCACTCACGCGCGCTGACCTGGGCCAATAACATCCAACAAATATTTGCTAAGTTGCTTGAACACCTCAACCATCGCTTCGGTGGTATACCCCGTAAACGCGTCTGCGGTGGCTGGGCCAATAACGCCATCAACCGCCAAGTCAACGTTCCACAGTTCGCCTAGATGTTCATTCAGGGCCATTTGCAGCTGGCGGGTAAGGGCTTGTTTCTCCGCCTTCACCGTCAACAACAGTGCAAAATATTGCCCTGTTGCTTCCCTGGCTTCGCCCTCTAAGGAGCTGAGCATATGAAGTGGAGCTGACACCTTTCTGACATCGGTATCAGCCGCCCCCTTGATGAAGTTGAAGGCGTTGTACACAGCTTCTTCGTATACCGCTTTAAGCATTCGATCATTCAGAGTCATGGTTTCTCTCGCGCACTAAAACAGGTTGATCCTGTAGCCGTTGCCTCTGAATACCTTCAGAAGCATCTCGATATAACCATTCCAAAAATGCGTATTGCAGAAGCTGTATCTGTGCGCGCTGTACGACCTTTCCCACCGCTATGAAAGGAAACTGATGAACAAGTGCCTGCCGACTCATTGGGGGAGAAAGCAAGAGCCCGCGATAATCGCGGGCTCTTTGGATGTCACGAAGACAAGTACGAAGACCGGGTCAACCCCAACCGCAGCGCATCGAGGAACTGGGTCCGCTCGCGGGCGCTGATCTTGGCGCTGGCCACCTTGTCGCGGTAGTGGGTCATCAACTCCTCCGGCGACAGGTGCACGTAGCGCAACATGTCCTCGATGGTGTCGTGGGTCTCGATACCGGCGTGGTACACGCTGCCATCGGCATTCTGGTAGATGTTCACCGAATCGGTATCACCGAACAGGTTGTGCATGTCGCCCAGAATCTCCTGGTAAGCGCCGACCAGGAACACGCCCAGCAGGTAATCCTCGCCTTCCTTGACCGCATGCACCGGCATGCTGGTCTCGATGCTCTGCTCGTCGACGTACTGGTTGATCTTGCCGTCGGAGTCGCAGGTCAGGTCCTGCAGCACCGCACGACGCATCGGTTCTTCGTCCAGGCGGTGCAGCGGGATGATCGGCAGCACCTGGCCGATGGCCCAGGTATCCGGCAGGCTCTGGAACACCGAGAAGTTGCAGATGTACTTGTCGGCCAGCTTGTCGTTCAGTTCGTCCAGCACCTGGCGGTGCGAGCGCTGGCGGGCTTTGAGCGAGTTGTGCAGGCGACGGCACACGGCGAAGTAGCACTGCTCGGCCAGGGCTTTCTCGGCCAGGCTGATCTTGCCATCGGCATACTGCGCCGCCACGTCACCCATGTAGTGGGTGGCACGCCAGTAGGTCTCGGTGACCATCTCGATGTCGGTCGGGCCGAGCAAGTCAGCCAACCACTGCACGGTCTCCGGCAAGGCTTCCTTGTTCTCGATGGTCGGTACGTCGTCGTTGTGTTTCTCGACGTCGGTCACCTGGATCACCAGCATGGCGTGGTGCGCGGTCAGCGAGCGGCCGCTCTCGGAGAAGATGTGCGGGTGCGGCAGGCCCTGCGCGTCGCAGAACTCCTTGAGCATGCCCACCACGACGCCGGCATAGTCGTCCATGTCGTAGTTGATGGAGCTGGCATTGCGCGAGTGAGTGCCGTCGTAGTCCACACCCAGGCCGCCGCCGACGTCGATATGGTCGACCGGCAAGCCCAGCGCGCGCAGTTCGCCGTAGTAGCGAATGGCTTCCTTGAAACCGTGCTGGTAGTCGGCCAGGTTGGCGATCTGCGAACCCATGTGGAAGTGCAGCAGGCGGATGCCCTGGTCCAGGCCGGCGTCGCGGAAACGCTGCACCACCGAGATCAACTGGGCGGCAGACAAACCGAACTTGGACTTTTCGCCACCGGTGTCTGCCCACTTGCTCGACGCCAGCGACGACAGGCGCACACGCAGGCCGACCTGCGGCTTGACCTTCAGCTCGGCGGCTTCCTCGATCACCAGGCCGACTTCGGACTCTTTCTCGATGACGATGAACACGTTGTGGCCGAGTTTCTGCCCCATCAGCGCCAGGCGAATGAACTCACGGTCCTTGTAGCCGTTGCAGACGATGGTCCCGCCCTTGGGCGCCAGTGCCAGCACCGCCAGCAACTCGGGCTTGGAACCGGCTTCCAGGCCGATGGACACGTTTTGGGTGGCGATGATGTTTTCCACCACCGCTTCCTGCTGGTTGACCTTGATCGGGTACAACGCGGTGTACTTGCTCTGGTACTCCAGGCGCGCGATGTTGGCATCGAAAGCGCCGGTCAGTTGGCGCACGCGGTCCTGCAGAATGTCTGGGAAGCGTACCAGCAGTGGCAGCGACAGGCCGCTCTGGCGCAATTCCTGAACTTGCTCGAAGAGGTCGATCGGGGCGCTGCTTGGCCCGTTGGGGCGCACTTCGACGCGCCCGGCTTCATTGATGGCGAAATAACCAGCGCCCCAATGGCGGATGCCATAAACACTGCGGCTGTCGGCCACGGTCCATTGGCTACCATCGTCTTTGCGTGTGCGTCGTACGGACATTCAAGTCCCCTATAAAGAAGTCGAAGACACTGCCCCGTAAGGAGGCGGGCGCAGTGTAAAAGCTGAAAATGACGATTCTCCGTGCTCAGGGATAGACCCTTCCTACGGGAACGAGTTTAGAAAGCGCTGGGCAAAAAATCGCGCGGCCGCATCAACCGCCAGACTTTTTCGCCTTGAAGCCTTGCTTGGTCAGCTCGCCGATGAGCAACTCGACGTGATCGCCCTGGATCTCGATCACGCCATCTTTCAAGGCGCCACCCGTACCGCAACGGCGCTTGAGGGTGGAGGCCAGCTCCTTGAGCTGGTCGAGAGGCAGCGGGACGCCGGTGACAGTGGTCACGGTCTTGCCGCCACGGCCTTTGCTTTCACGACGCACACGGGCGATACCGTCCCCTTCGGGAATCACGGACTGCTTGCAGGTGCAGGCGTCCACGGGCTGGCCACAGTCGGGGCAATGCCGGCCGGCATCGGTGGAGTACACGAGACCGCCAAGGGCGGAGAAGGAAGAAGCTTTCTTGGCCACTTTTGTTCCTCTTGCTGAGGACAAAAACTGGTCGGCGGGAGCCGACCGCGAAGCCCCACTCTGGCAGGGGCGGCGCTACTGCCACAAGACCTGCGGCAGCCCGAAAAGGGCGCGCAGTGTAACGATAAATCTGGCGTTTGCTAAGTACTGGAATGCGCCATTTTGCGAATGTTTTGCGACCCTTCGCGGGTAAACCCGCTCCCACAGGTACTTCACTGGACTTTATGGCAGTGGAGCACCTGCGGGAGCGGGTTTACCCGCGAAGAGGCCAGCTCAAGCATTACCTGCTGACAGACTGGCCTTGTAGCGCTGCAAAGCCGCCAACGAGTCCGGGCAATACGGCTTGCTCAGGCTTTCGGCCTCTGCCTGTTCGATGCCGACGAACTTCGCCTCGATCACCTCTTCAGGTTGCAACCGCAAGGGCGCATCGGACACCGCCGAATACACCGCGCACCACAAGCGGTTATCCGGCTGGTCGAAGTAGAAGCGCTCATGGAAGCGCAACTCGACGCCTTCGATCCCCAGCTCCTCGGCCAGCTCCCGCGCGGCGGACTCGGCGTACGCCTCCCCCGCCGTCACCATGCCGCCCGCCGCCACATCCCAATAACCTGGGTACAGCGCCTTGCTCAAGGTACGCCGGTGCACGCACAGCTCACCGGCACCGTTGAACAGCAGGATGAAGGTGCAGCGACCGATCAGGCCGCGCTCACGCAACTCGGCCCTGGGCAAGGCGCCGAGGACCTGATCGGCTTCATCCACCCAGGCGACCAGTTCACGGTCGGAGGCCGCCCGGTGGGCAGCCTCCTTGGGGTCGATGGCCATGATCAGCCCTGCGACAGCAGCTGACGCAGGTCGATCACCGCTGCGTTGGCACGGGAGATATAGTTGGCCATTACCAGCGAGTGGTTGGCCCACATGCCGAAGCCACTGCCGTTGAGCACCATCGGGCTCCACAGCGCCTCCTGGGACGCCTCCAGCTCACGGATGATCTGGCGTACGCTGACCGTGGCGTTCTTCTTCGCCAGTACATCGGCGAAGTCCACCTCGATAGCGCGCAGCAGGTGCGACAGCGCCCAGGCCTGGCCACGGGCTTCGTAGAACACGTTGTCGATCTGCAGCCAAGGCGTTTCCACCAGCTCTTCGTCGAGCTGCGGTGCCTGGCCTGGCTGGACC encodes:
- a CDS encoding MATE family efflux transporter translates to MSQLSNDWRDRLTHRKVWGLAAPMILSNISVPMVALVDSTVIGHLPHAHQLGAVAVGATLFTFMVGLMGFLRMGSTGFAAQAAGRADGAALRQVLVQGLLLAIGLALLIGLVALPFSQLALHAMQPSEALQQSTEDFFHTRLLGLPAALASYALVGWFLGTQNARAPLAILLTTNLLNIVLNLWFVLGLDWGVLGSARASVIAEWSAALLGLALTRPALRAYPGQVAWAALKRWQAWRPLLAVNRDIFLRSLALQMVFLLITVQGARLGEATVAANALLLNGLLLTAYALDGLAHAVEALCGHAIGARDRNTLRRSLVVACGWSLITSLGFAVLFLIGGHLFIDLQTDIDSVRAAAYPYLPYLAVLPLIAVWSYLLDGLFIGATRAREMRNAMLVSVLVALPLALALSGFGNHGLWLAFLGFMALRAVTLGWVGWRLKQRDKWAA
- the speA gene encoding arginine decarboxylase; translation: MSVRRTRKDDGSQWTVADSRSVYGIRHWGAGYFAINEAGRVEVRPNGPSSAPIDLFEQVQELRQSGLSLPLLVRFPDILQDRVRQLTGAFDANIARLEYQSKYTALYPIKVNQQEAVVENIIATQNVSIGLEAGSKPELLAVLALAPKGGTIVCNGYKDREFIRLALMGQKLGHNVFIVIEKESEVGLVIEEAAELKVKPQVGLRVRLSSLASSKWADTGGEKSKFGLSAAQLISVVQRFRDAGLDQGIRLLHFHMGSQIANLADYQHGFKEAIRYYGELRALGLPVDHIDVGGGLGVDYDGTHSRNASSINYDMDDYAGVVVGMLKEFCDAQGLPHPHIFSESGRSLTAHHAMLVIQVTDVEKHNDDVPTIENKEALPETVQWLADLLGPTDIEMVTETYWRATHYMGDVAAQYADGKISLAEKALAEQCYFAVCRRLHNSLKARQRSHRQVLDELNDKLADKYICNFSVFQSLPDTWAIGQVLPIIPLHRLDEEPMRRAVLQDLTCDSDGKINQYVDEQSIETSMPVHAVKEGEDYLLGVFLVGAYQEILGDMHNLFGDTDSVNIYQNADGSVYHAGIETHDTIEDMLRYVHLSPEELMTHYRDKVASAKISARERTQFLDALRLGLTRSSYLSS
- a CDS encoding translation initiation factor Sui1, with the translated sequence MAKKASSFSALGGLVYSTDAGRHCPDCGQPVDACTCKQSVIPEGDGIARVRRESKGRGGKTVTTVTGVPLPLDQLKELASTLKRRCGTGGALKDGVIEIQGDHVELLIGELTKQGFKAKKSGG
- a CDS encoding NUDIX hydrolase, which gives rise to MAIDPKEAAHRAASDRELVAWVDEADQVLGALPRAELRERGLIGRCTFILLFNGAGELCVHRRTLSKALYPGYWDVAAGGMVTAGEAYAESAARELAEELGIEGVELRFHERFYFDQPDNRLWCAVYSAVSDAPLRLQPEEVIEAKFVGIEQAEAESLSKPYCPDSLAALQRYKASLSAGNA